In one Deltaproteobacteria bacterium genomic region, the following are encoded:
- the nuoG gene encoding NADH-quinone oxidoreductase subunit NuoG, translating into MPKLTIDDREVEVPAGTKVIQAAERLGIMIPRFCYHEALGSLGACRMCAVKFKEGPVKGIEMSCMVEAEDGMVVSTVDPEAVSFRKWIIECLMLNHPLDCPVCDEGGHCLLQDETVSAGHGIRRYLGKKRTYRDQDLGPFVQHEMNRCIHCWRCRRFYQDFAGYRDLGAMQIANHTYFGRFQSGPLESPFSGNLIDLCPTGVYTDKPARFKGRRWDFERGPSLCIHCSLGCNTSGSARYREMVRQEGRLNKKVNGYFICDRGRFGFDFANHPDRMRKARVGDREVPWEEGIRAAADRLDRIGREAGAEAVLCVGSARCSLETQGALKRLCRLSGWPDPRFFVEPAILKKVKTAVTKLDEQVAVSMRQVEDADFILALGADAVNEGPMLALAMRQAQRKGATVAVIDPRPVFLPFPFSHLAVKPDHIDLYAAMIGKRALGGNGAKGLSRNAARFLESLPEHHRQNPELEARIEEVAEKLGTSKRPVIVCGTDIVRELTPVLAADLAYLFHQVTERTGLFYLLPGPNAFGAALLSSAQDQSAVTDTLETGKVKALVLVEQDPFRLYPDRGRLEQAMKKVECLIVLDYIPSRSAGTADVFLPTTSLFERTSSSFVNQEGRPQEARPIHRGGTPISRISGGSHPPRTFEDHIPGGDPKAAHEALDELYSALSGQNHGTLLKNLWDWLAREHPVFNAPLSSPNGDRFVPREISKDDFSFSRIGDIESGGEGMELVLTDWTFGTEELSSYSRIARRGESTPTLFLHPDDAARLGLMEGDKVALRLDGGEVVFQLGIGSSMAVGVVVAPRHRQVEWRNLTDWPAFVPDDRIHKM; encoded by the coding sequence GTGCCAAAGCTGACCATTGACGATCGGGAAGTCGAGGTTCCAGCCGGAACCAAGGTGATCCAAGCCGCAGAGCGCCTCGGCATCATGATTCCCCGTTTCTGCTACCATGAGGCTCTCGGATCCTTAGGAGCCTGCCGCATGTGCGCCGTGAAATTCAAAGAGGGTCCGGTCAAAGGCATAGAAATGAGTTGTATGGTGGAAGCCGAGGACGGCATGGTGGTTTCCACCGTGGACCCCGAGGCCGTATCGTTCCGAAAATGGATCATTGAATGCCTCATGTTGAATCATCCCCTCGATTGCCCTGTGTGTGACGAAGGAGGCCACTGCCTCCTCCAGGATGAAACCGTCTCGGCAGGCCACGGGATCAGACGTTATCTTGGGAAGAAACGCACCTATCGGGACCAGGACCTGGGTCCTTTTGTGCAGCACGAAATGAACCGATGCATTCACTGCTGGAGATGCCGGCGCTTTTATCAGGATTTTGCGGGTTATCGCGACCTGGGAGCCATGCAAATCGCGAACCATACCTATTTCGGCCGATTCCAGAGCGGGCCTTTGGAGAGCCCCTTTTCCGGGAATCTCATCGACCTCTGCCCCACAGGCGTATACACGGATAAACCCGCCCGCTTCAAGGGCCGCCGGTGGGACTTCGAACGAGGTCCTTCCTTGTGTATTCATTGTTCCCTGGGATGCAACACCTCGGGCAGCGCTCGCTACCGGGAGATGGTACGGCAGGAAGGTCGTTTGAACAAAAAGGTAAACGGCTATTTCATTTGTGACCGGGGGCGTTTTGGTTTCGATTTCGCCAACCACCCCGATCGCATGCGAAAAGCGCGGGTGGGCGACCGGGAGGTTCCCTGGGAGGAAGGGATTCGGGCGGCCGCCGACAGGCTCGACCGGATCGGCCGCGAGGCCGGAGCCGAGGCTGTGCTTTGCGTCGGCTCGGCTCGATGCAGCTTGGAAACCCAGGGTGCGCTCAAGCGCCTTTGCAGGCTCTCGGGTTGGCCGGATCCCAGGTTCTTCGTGGAGCCTGCCATCTTGAAAAAGGTCAAGACTGCGGTGACAAAGCTGGACGAGCAGGTGGCCGTTTCCATGCGGCAGGTCGAAGACGCGGACTTCATTCTGGCCCTGGGCGCCGATGCCGTCAACGAAGGTCCCATGCTGGCCTTGGCCATGCGTCAGGCCCAACGCAAGGGTGCAACAGTGGCGGTGATAGATCCAAGGCCCGTTTTTCTCCCTTTCCCCTTCTCTCACCTGGCCGTTAAGCCGGATCACATAGACCTTTACGCCGCCATGATCGGCAAACGTGCTCTCGGTGGGAATGGAGCCAAGGGCCTGAGCAGGAACGCGGCAAGGTTCCTCGAATCCCTTCCCGAACATCACCGGCAGAACCCGGAATTGGAAGCCCGCATCGAGGAAGTCGCCGAAAAACTCGGGACCAGCAAAAGGCCCGTGATCGTGTGCGGCACGGACATTGTCAGAGAACTCACACCTGTACTGGCTGCCGACCTTGCCTATCTTTTTCATCAAGTCACGGAGAGAACCGGACTCTTCTACCTCTTGCCCGGTCCCAACGCCTTTGGGGCCGCCCTATTGTCTTCGGCGCAGGATCAAAGCGCGGTGACCGATACGCTGGAAACGGGCAAAGTCAAAGCCTTGGTCCTAGTAGAACAGGATCCTTTCCGGCTCTACCCCGATCGCGGACGACTCGAACAGGCGATGAAGAAAGTGGAATGTCTCATCGTCCTCGACTATATCCCTTCTCGCTCCGCCGGGACGGCCGACGTGTTCCTGCCGACGACCTCCCTTTTTGAGCGCACATCGTCCAGCTTTGTGAACCAGGAAGGCAGACCTCAGGAGGCCCGGCCCATCCACCGGGGGGGCACACCCATTTCACGGATCAGTGGGGGAAGCCATCCGCCCAGAACGTTCGAGGATCACATTCCCGGCGGGGATCCCAAGGCGGCCCATGAGGCGCTGGATGAACTGTATTCGGCCCTCTCGGGGCAAAATCACGGAACCCTCCTGAAAAACCTGTGGGATTGGCTGGCCAGGGAACATCCGGTCTTCAATGCGCCTCTCTCTTCGCCGAATGGGGATCGTTTCGTGCCTCGTGAGATCTCGAAGGATGATTTTTCTTTCTCCAGGATCGGGGACATCGAATCCGGCGGAGAGGGAATGGAACTGGTGCTCACGGATTGGACGTTCGGGACGGAGGAGCTCTCCTCCTATTCCCGTATCGCCC
- a CDS encoding NADH-quinone oxidoreductase subunit B/C/D: MEEGRVKAPQDVEDFIESKINDLINWCRGYSLWPMFFGLSCCFIEQMVTYTSRYDISRFGAEVLRGTPRQSDLLITSGTIFKKMAPVILRLYEQMPEPKWVMSMGSCSNCGGMYDVYSVVQGIDQILPVDVYIPGCPPRPEAVMQGLMLLQKKISSEERPLRSILRLSGGTQGSQKAILVDGVTKSREPRGPGYHGTPPRGTAVTPPAFWESRSDLMWTPPPRRIEISERDRRLAASLKERFGDRIRQTPYTSDMLTLHVEAASLKDVLRFLKTESNPKFRRLDDLTAIDESARRNPKEYPDYTLVYHLLSYDSAGRVRLKVPLYGKDPIAPSITEIWPSANWYEREVFDHFGIGFQGHPRLRRLIMPPDWEGHSLRKSFPGRATEMAPYTRADAERLQPLDAGDYFAPQGDEEYLLNIGPHHVGAHGLMRFILLARGESIRGLDMDIGYHHRGVEKIGERQSWHQFMPYTDRVDYLSGAANNMSYVLSVETLADIKVPDRAQFIRVMLSEFFRISNHLMWLGELAHDTGAMSPVFYTVSDRERIMDIVELITGARLHPAWFRLGGLAADLPEGWKEAVDHFVRVFPDRIKAYESLLTHNAIFEGRTRDVGYLSLDDAIEWGISGPVLRGSGLDWDVRKSMPYSGYEAFDFDVPCFSEGDSYARYLVRIEEMRQSLRIVEQAAAQMPPGRYVTDDYRYAIPPKNETLRDIETLIHHFINVTRGPKIPRGEAYLTTESPRGEQGYYVVSDGLNMAYRMRIRTPDFAHIQAMPLMAVGEPIANLIAIIGSVDYVMPDTDR, encoded by the coding sequence TTGGAAGAAGGCAGAGTAAAAGCGCCACAAGACGTTGAAGATTTTATCGAAAGTAAGATCAACGATCTTATCAACTGGTGTCGCGGGTACAGTCTATGGCCCATGTTTTTCGGTCTTTCCTGCTGTTTCATCGAGCAGATGGTCACATACACATCGCGGTACGACATCAGCCGATTCGGGGCCGAGGTCCTGCGTGGCACTCCGCGACAATCGGATCTTCTCATCACTTCGGGCACCATTTTTAAAAAAATGGCGCCTGTGATCCTTCGGTTGTACGAGCAGATGCCCGAACCCAAGTGGGTCATGTCCATGGGCTCCTGCTCCAACTGCGGCGGTATGTACGATGTGTATAGCGTTGTCCAGGGGATCGACCAGATCCTCCCAGTCGATGTGTATATTCCGGGGTGTCCTCCCCGGCCCGAAGCCGTCATGCAAGGGCTGATGCTTCTTCAGAAAAAGATATCGTCCGAGGAGAGACCTCTCCGGTCCATCCTCCGCCTTTCGGGAGGAACCCAGGGTAGCCAAAAAGCGATCCTCGTGGACGGAGTCACCAAGTCCCGCGAACCCCGCGGACCCGGTTACCACGGTACACCGCCCCGGGGCACGGCCGTGACGCCGCCGGCATTTTGGGAGAGCCGCTCCGATCTCATGTGGACCCCGCCTCCGCGCCGCATCGAAATCAGCGAGAGGGACCGTCGGTTGGCCGCTTCTCTGAAGGAGCGGTTTGGAGATCGTATACGGCAAACGCCGTACACTTCCGACATGCTCACCTTGCATGTGGAAGCTGCGTCTCTAAAGGACGTCTTGCGTTTTCTGAAGACGGAATCCAATCCAAAATTCCGGCGGCTGGACGATCTGACGGCCATTGACGAGTCCGCCCGCCGCAATCCAAAGGAATACCCGGACTACACCCTGGTATATCATCTGCTTTCCTACGATTCCGCCGGCCGGGTGCGTCTGAAGGTCCCCCTGTACGGAAAGGACCCCATCGCTCCAAGCATCACGGAGATCTGGCCCTCCGCCAACTGGTACGAACGGGAGGTGTTCGATCACTTCGGAATAGGATTCCAGGGCCATCCCAGGCTGCGCCGGCTCATCATGCCCCCCGATTGGGAAGGGCACAGCCTGCGGAAAAGCTTTCCCGGGCGGGCGACGGAAATGGCCCCCTACACCCGCGCGGATGCTGAAAGGCTCCAGCCCCTCGATGCCGGCGACTATTTCGCCCCTCAGGGCGACGAGGAGTATCTGCTCAATATCGGTCCTCACCACGTGGGCGCCCACGGCCTCATGCGCTTTATCCTGCTGGCCCGAGGAGAGTCGATCCGCGGCCTGGACATGGATATCGGCTACCACCACCGGGGCGTCGAGAAAATCGGTGAACGCCAGTCCTGGCACCAATTCATGCCCTACACGGACCGGGTGGACTACCTCAGTGGTGCGGCCAACAATATGTCCTACGTACTCTCCGTGGAGACGCTGGCGGATATCAAAGTTCCTGACAGGGCCCAATTCATACGGGTGATGCTTTCGGAGTTCTTTCGTATCAGCAACCATCTGATGTGGCTCGGAGAACTCGCCCACGACACGGGCGCCATGAGTCCCGTCTTTTACACGGTGAGCGATCGCGAAAGGATCATGGACATCGTCGAGCTCATTACCGGCGCCCGGCTGCATCCGGCCTGGTTTCGACTGGGCGGATTGGCGGCCGACCTTCCGGAAGGGTGGAAGGAAGCCGTGGACCACTTTGTGCGTGTGTTTCCTGACCGCATCAAAGCGTACGAGTCACTGCTGACGCACAACGCCATTTTCGAGGGCCGAACCCGTGACGTGGGTTATCTCTCATTGGATGACGCCATCGAATGGGGAATTTCTGGGCCGGTCCTGCGCGGCAGCGGTCTGGATTGGGACGTGCGTAAGAGCATGCCGTACTCGGGTTACGAAGCGTTCGACTTCGATGTTCCCTGCTTCAGCGAGGGAGACAGTTACGCACGGTATCTGGTCCGAATCGAAGAAATGCGCCAGAGCCTGCGAATCGTCGAGCAGGCCGCCGCGCAGATGCCTCCGGGCCGTTATGTGACCGATGATTACCGATACGCCATTCCCCCGAAAAATGAGACCCTGAGAGACATCGAGACCCTGATCCACCATTTTATCAACGTGACCCGCGGCCCCAAGATCCCCCGTGGTGAGGCCTACCTGACCACTGAAAGTCCACGAGGAGAACAGGGCTATTACGTAGTAAGTGACGGTCTCAACATGGCTTATCGGATGCGGATCCGTACACCCGATTTTGCTCATATTCAGGCCATGCCGTTGATGGCTGTGGGCGAACCCATCGCCAACCTCATCGCCATCATCGGTTCGGTCGATTACGTTATGCCCGACACGGACAGGTAG
- the gndA gene encoding NADP-dependent phosphogluconate dehydrogenase: MTDRSCDIGLVGLGVMGKNFALNMADKGFHVAVYNRTEEKTRLFMSDEAGHRSIEAGYTLEEFIGILKKPRAILLFVPAGDAVDEVISELVRNLESGDLIIDCGNSHFKDTDRREESLSKEGVLFLGMGVSGGESGARHGPSLMPGGPKEAFERVRTILEPSAARVKGEPCVAYLGPRSSGHYVKMVHNGIEYGIIQLIAESYDLLRRGLGFDIEHLQSIYEEWNAGILDSYLIEITARILGQKDGKSGNPLLDMILDRARQKGTGKWTSRDALDLQVPVPTIDIAVAMRNMSDYASERRKAGAALRGPSNSFTGIREIFIQELEKALFAAVLLTYAQGMSLLRRASLTYEYDLDMEAVARIWRGGCIIRAALLEDIRHAFRMQPDLENLTLSPEIGERLLQAQEHLRSVVCTGVELGIPVPGFMSALAYYDSYRSIRLPANLIMAQRDYFGAHRYERTDAEGTFHTDWES; this comes from the coding sequence ATGACCGACAGATCATGCGACATCGGATTGGTAGGCCTGGGGGTCATGGGCAAGAACTTTGCCCTTAACATGGCCGACAAGGGTTTTCACGTGGCAGTCTACAACCGGACGGAAGAAAAGACCCGCCTGTTCATGAGCGACGAGGCGGGTCATCGATCGATTGAAGCAGGATATACTCTGGAAGAATTCATCGGAATCCTGAAGAAACCCCGAGCAATCCTCCTGTTTGTTCCAGCGGGGGATGCGGTGGATGAGGTGATCAGCGAACTGGTGAGAAACCTTGAATCCGGAGACCTGATCATCGACTGTGGAAACTCCCACTTCAAGGATACCGACAGGAGGGAAGAGTCGCTTTCGAAGGAAGGCGTTCTCTTCCTCGGCATGGGGGTCTCGGGAGGCGAGTCCGGCGCCCGTCATGGTCCCAGTCTGATGCCGGGGGGACCAAAAGAAGCCTTCGAACGGGTCCGAACCATCCTGGAGCCTTCCGCCGCCCGGGTAAAAGGAGAACCCTGTGTTGCCTATCTCGGTCCCCGGTCTTCGGGACATTATGTGAAGATGGTTCACAACGGCATCGAGTACGGGATTATTCAGCTCATTGCCGAGAGTTATGATCTTCTCAGACGGGGCCTCGGTTTTGACATTGAACACCTGCAATCGATCTATGAAGAATGGAACGCGGGAATATTGGACAGTTACCTCATCGAAATCACGGCTCGGATCCTGGGCCAAAAAGACGGCAAAAGCGGCAATCCTCTGCTCGACATGATCCTCGATCGCGCCCGCCAGAAGGGTACGGGTAAATGGACCTCCAGGGACGCGCTGGATTTGCAGGTTCCTGTTCCTACAATTGACATTGCAGTCGCGATGAGGAACATGTCGGATTACGCTTCAGAACGCCGGAAGGCGGGCGCAGCGCTCAGGGGACCCTCCAACTCGTTCACTGGAATTCGGGAAATCTTCATACAAGAGCTGGAAAAGGCGCTCTTTGCCGCCGTCCTTCTAACGTATGCACAAGGAATGAGCCTGCTGAGGAGAGCTTCCCTCACGTACGAATACGACCTGGACATGGAAGCGGTGGCCCGAATCTGGAGAGGGGGGTGCATCATTCGAGCCGCCCTGCTTGAAGACATTCGTCACGCATTCCGGATGCAGCCGGACCTGGAGAATTTGACCCTTTCCCCGGAGATAGGCGAACGCCTTCTGCAAGCGCAAGAACACCTCCGGAGTGTGGTGTGCACCGGAGTCGAACTCGGCATTCCGGTTCCAGGGTTCATGTCTGCGCTTGCCTACTACGACTCTTACAGGAGCATTCGACTTCCCGCCAATCTGATCATGGCTCAGAGGGACTATTTTGGAGCACACAGATACGAAAGGACCGATGCGGAAGGAACGTTTCACACGGATTGGGAGTCGTGA
- a CDS encoding SLBB domain-containing protein yields MGELVLLKNYRPDRPATIDEYRRSGGYEALTKAVLTLKPNEVVKQVKDSGLRGRGGAGFPTGIKWSGVPETAPFPRYVVPNTDEMEPGTFKDRVLVNADPHLVIEGIVLAAYAISAQRGIFFVRPSYEMDAELIERELEVARNAGYLGDRILGSEFSFDITVHRSAGRYICGEATAQINAIQGKRPHPVKGGPHMTEEGLWKRPTLVNNVETLSCVPYILRHGPDCFKGLAKSEKGAGTKLYTVSGKVCRPGCYEMPMGTPLSEIIEGPAGGMLPGAEFKACLPGGASTGFMSKEFYHTQMDFDPLKKAGQRLGTGAIIVFDRDTCLVGVTLNLIQFFVRESCGFCTPCREGLPFVLDLLQRIENGEGEESFIPMLREMASFMDHAYCAFAPGAAASVHHLLKYFMDEVQEHISRKQCPFKSGGPSVEKREE; encoded by the coding sequence ATGGGCGAGCTCGTACTTCTCAAGAACTACAGGCCGGACAGACCCGCGACGATTGATGAGTATCGCCGGAGCGGCGGTTACGAAGCCCTTACCAAAGCGGTTCTGACACTAAAACCGAACGAGGTGGTTAAGCAGGTCAAGGACTCCGGACTGCGGGGCCGGGGGGGCGCCGGCTTCCCCACGGGAATCAAGTGGTCCGGCGTTCCCGAGACGGCTCCGTTCCCGAGATATGTGGTGCCCAATACGGACGAGATGGAACCGGGAACCTTCAAGGATCGCGTTCTGGTCAATGCAGATCCTCATCTGGTTATAGAGGGTATCGTGCTGGCGGCCTACGCCATTTCAGCGCAAAGGGGGATCTTTTTCGTCCGTCCTTCTTATGAAATGGATGCGGAACTCATCGAGAGGGAACTTGAAGTCGCCAGAAATGCCGGATACCTCGGAGATCGTATTCTGGGAAGTGAGTTTTCCTTCGACATCACCGTCCATCGGAGCGCGGGCCGATACATTTGCGGGGAAGCCACGGCTCAGATCAACGCCATCCAGGGTAAGCGACCGCATCCTGTGAAGGGCGGTCCCCACATGACCGAAGAGGGCCTGTGGAAACGGCCGACTCTGGTAAACAATGTCGAAACACTCTCCTGTGTGCCGTACATACTGAGACACGGACCCGATTGCTTCAAAGGCCTGGCAAAATCGGAGAAGGGAGCGGGAACCAAGCTCTATACCGTTTCGGGGAAGGTCTGTCGGCCCGGTTGCTACGAGATGCCCATGGGCACGCCCCTGAGCGAAATTATCGAAGGCCCCGCCGGAGGCATGCTCCCGGGTGCGGAGTTCAAGGCGTGCTTGCCGGGAGGCGCCTCTACCGGGTTTATGTCGAAAGAATTCTACCACACCCAGATGGACTTCGACCCCCTGAAGAAGGCGGGGCAGCGACTTGGCACCGGCGCCATCATCGTTTTCGATCGAGACACGTGCCTGGTCGGCGTCACTCTGAACCTCATCCAATTTTTCGTTCGCGAGTCCTGCGGGTTCTGCACGCCTTGCCGGGAGGGATTGCCTTTTGTCCTGGATCTGCTTCAACGAATCGAAAACGGAGAAGGGGAAGAATCCTTCATTCCCATGCTGCGCGAAATGGCGTCGTTTATGGATCACGCTTATTGCGCCTTTGCCCCCGGGGCGGCGGCGTCCGTTCACCACCTGCTGAAGTACTTCATGGATGAGGTGCAGGAACACATCAGCCGGAAGCAGTGCCCTTTCAAGTCAGGCGGGCCGTCAGTGGAAAAAAGGGAGGAATGA
- a CDS encoding NADH-quinone oxidoreductase subunit A yields the protein MTGILLFFCSRLGEKKPSPEKARPYECGIIPTGSARFHYPIPFYLVAIFFLIFDVEAAFIFSWAVAFEQLGWIGYLRITFFIVVLLFSLFYVWKKGALDWKKAE from the coding sequence ATGACGGGGATCCTGCTTTTCTTCTGTAGCCGGCTCGGGGAGAAGAAACCAAGCCCGGAAAAAGCACGCCCCTACGAGTGCGGCATCATCCCCACGGGTTCGGCTCGGTTTCACTACCCTATCCCTTTTTACCTGGTGGCCATCTTCTTTTTGATTTTCGACGTGGAGGCCGCCTTCATATTTTCCTGGGCTGTGGCGTTCGAGCAACTGGGCTGGATTGGTTATCTGAGGATCACGTTCTTTATTGTCGTGCTACTGTTCAGTCTCTTCTATGTCTGGAAAAAAGGAGCGCTTGATTGGAAGAAGGCAGAGTAA
- the nuoE gene encoding NADH-quinone oxidoreductase subunit NuoE — MLPKELKERLQKQIEENEHPREEVVNVMYAVQNHYGYMSDEALCESASLLGLTPLELEELATFYDFIYREPVGRFVIHACDGAVCWMFGEVSVVDYLCRKLNINMGGTSKDGLFTVLPSVCIGYCDYAPAMLINGEFYGHLTPARIDDILEKLRIEHCTLVPDR; from the coding sequence ATGCTGCCGAAGGAACTTAAGGAGAGGCTCCAAAAACAGATCGAGGAGAACGAGCACCCCCGCGAAGAAGTAGTCAACGTAATGTACGCCGTCCAAAATCATTACGGCTACATGAGCGATGAGGCGCTCTGCGAGTCGGCTTCCCTTCTTGGCCTGACGCCTCTGGAGCTCGAGGAACTCGCCACGTTCTATGATTTCATTTATCGCGAACCGGTAGGGAGATTCGTAATCCACGCCTGTGACGGGGCGGTGTGCTGGATGTTCGGCGAGGTATCCGTGGTGGATTACCTCTGCAGGAAACTGAATATCAACATGGGCGGAACGAGCAAGGACGGCCTGTTTACCGTCTTACCATCCGTCTGCATCGGTTATTGCGATTACGCCCCGGCCATGCTCATCAACGGAGAGTTTTATGGCCACCTGACACCGGCGAGGATCGATGACATTTTGGAAAAGCTAAGAATAGAGCATTGCACTTTGGTACCGGACCGGTGA